A DNA window from Ictalurus furcatus strain D&B chromosome 22, Billie_1.0, whole genome shotgun sequence contains the following coding sequences:
- the zgc:65851 gene encoding low molecular weight neuronal intermediate filament encodes MSFHSDVYSTSSYRKFFGDSSRVSAPPLRSSSGYRVYGGGYRGRVHAGLSSLAPDAADLAHTAASATELKIVRTNEKEQLQGLNDRFAAFIERVRELEQHNRALEAEAESLRRSLGSEPARLRDLYEHELRELRERADQLERDRSRAQLENAHLGEALARAQEKLHEESRLRDEAERELQRCRKEAEDGALHQIELQKRVESLLHEIDFARKVHDEEVRELQASLQASQISVEMDVSKPDLTVALKDIRAQYEVLSSRNQQQAEDWYRSKFASVTQATSRDTDAIKQTRDELSACRRQVQARTLEIDALRNHNDALERQLAEMEDRHSTELGEMQETIAQLEDALRSTKGEMSHHLREYQDLLNVKMALDIEIAAYRKLLEGEETRLGSVGVTTVHPAYSAVSYSVGRAYTLGAYRRDVAKPEREEEEDEKEAEEKEEEEEEEEEAAAEEEGGDEEEEEEKEEEKGGEDEEEEGGDEGEEGAEGDQVEEEEVVKVEKKEKKEQEEEKKEMKEQEEEKKEMKEQEEEKKEMKEQVEEKKEMKEQVEEKKKDKVMEKEKEKKSEDKGDEAKAESKAEKTESSKGDKSK; translated from the exons ATGAGTTTCCATAGCGACGTTTACTCCACGAGCTCCTACCGGAAGTTCTTCGGGGACTCCTCTCGGGTGTCCGCTCCCCCGCTCCGGTCCTCGTCGGGTTACCGGGTTTACGGAGGCGGTTACCGGGGCCGCGTGCACGCCGGTTTGTCCTCCTTGGCGCCGGACGCGGCGGATCTCGCGCACACGGCGGCGTCGGCCACCGAGCTGAAGATCGTGCGCACCAACGAGAAGGAGCAGCTGCAGGGCCTCAACGACCGCTTCGCCGCCTTCATCGAGCGCGTGCGCGAGCTCGAGCAGCACAACCGCGCGCTCGAGGCCGAGGCCGAGTCGCTGCGCCGCAGCCTGGGCTCCGAGCCCGCGCGCCTGCGCGACCTCTACGAGCACGAGCTGCGCGAGCTACGCGAGCGCGCCGACCAGCTGGAGCGCGACCGGAGCCGCGCGCAGCTCGAGAACGCGCACCTCGGCGAGGCGCTCGCGCGCGCCCAGGAGAAGCTACACGAGGAGAGCCGCCTGCGCGACGAGGCCGAGAGAGAGCTGCAGCGCTGCCGCAAGGAGGCGGAGGACGGAGCGCTGCACCAGATCGAGCTCCAGAAGAGGGTGGAGTCGCTGCTGCACGAGATCGACTTCGCGCGGAAAGTGCACGATGAAGAAGTGCGCGAGCTGCAGGCTTCACTGCAAGCCTCTCAG ATATCTGTGGAGATGGACGTGAGTAAACCGGATCTCACCGTGGCTCTGAAGGACATCCGGGCGCAGTACGAGGTTCTGTCCTCGCGGAACCAGCAGCAGGCGGAGGACTGGTACCGCTCCAAGTTCGCCAGCGTGACCCAGGCGACATCACGCGACACCGACGCCATCAAACAGACCAGAGATGAGCTGAGCGCATGCCGACGCCAGGTTCAGGCGCGTACGCTGGAGATCGACGCCCTACGCAATCACAACGACGCACTCGAGCGGCAGCTGGCCGAGATGGAGGACCGCCACAGCACCGAGCTCGGAGAGATGCAG GAGACGATCGCTCAGCTAGAAGACGCTCTGCGCAGCACTAAAGGAGAAATGTCTCATCACCTGCGCGAGTATCAGGACCTGCTGAACGTCAAGATGGCGTTGGACATCGAGATCGCCGCCTACAG GAAGTTGCTGGAAGGCGAAGAGACCCGTCTGGGCAGTGTGGGCGTGACCACAGTCCATCCCGCCTACTCTGCTGTTTCCTATTCGGTGGGACGCGCTTACACCCTGGGTGCCTACAGGAGGGACGTGGCCAAACCTGAGcgtgaggaggaagaggacgagaaggaagcggaggagaaggaagaggaggaagaagaagaagaagaagcagcagctgaggaggaaggaggagatgaagaggaggaggaggagaaggaggaggagaagggaggagaggatgaagaagaagaaggtggagatgaaggagaagaaggagcgGAAGGAGACCAGGTTGAGGAAGAGGAGGTGGTGAAggtagagaagaaagagaagaaggagcaggaagaagagaagaaggagatgaaggagcaggaagaagagaagaaggagatgaaggagcaggaagaagagaagaaggagaTGAAGGAGCAGGTAGAAGAGAAGAAGGAGATGAAGGAGCAGgtagaagagaagaagaaggacaaggtgatggagaaagagaaagagaagaagagcgAAGACAAAGGGGATGAGGCTAAGGCCGAGAGCAAGGCAGAGAAAACCGAAAGCAGTAAAGGAGACAAGAGCAAGTAA